From one Alosa alosa isolate M-15738 ecotype Scorff River chromosome 5, AALO_Geno_1.1, whole genome shotgun sequence genomic stretch:
- the cenpe gene encoding centromere-associated protein E isoform X3: MTEESAVKVCVRVRPLIQREEAAAENAEPVQLYWRADKQTIHQVDDGNPTKSFSFDRVFSAEESTNQLYQDIAKSLVVSTVEGYNGTIFAYGQTSSGKTFTMMGNSRTPGVIPLAMEDVFQTIKNCPKKEFLLRVSYMEIYNETVTDLLCDSWKRKPLEIREGNYKNVYVADLTEELVTSPDQALAWIRKGEKNRHYGKTKMNERSSRSHTIFRMIIESRERSDPASGEISDGAIIVSHLNLVDLAGAERASQTGAEGTRFKEGCNINRSLFTLGQVIKKLSDENQKGFTNYRDSKLTRILQNSLGGNAKTVIVCTITPAVQDETLSTLQFASAAKRMKNDPHVTEVSDDGALLRRYRNEINELKQRLQEVSSVTKTTVTEKQTLCQLLQEKEQLQREQEDRIRNLTKLLVTSNVVLVKKLPKRRMTWGGKLLQAAHPSDALAETDTGFMEPFVKQRRIDLSAIVENEDMEEFEGRWEIPLERTFDMDLNQSSVTTRNSSESDYCSPRVSEMKGRLANLEEQLEKEVQLRQEMQQQLEKEAQEKRELHLQLENEAQEKQEVNLQLEKEMQGKQELHLQLEKEAQEKQELHLQLEKEAQEKQELHLQLEKETQGKQELHLQLEKEAQDKQELHLQLEKEMQGKQELHLQHDMEKELQHQLEVETLQKQEALERAAEMEKKVMELEQQLEATPHNTSNYSSEQFKRDLGESIQLCESLCFEKERLEAERDALQKELQVCGEEVERLRRDSEALQEELVQKREMDEFQCLEEESKREYEKELLAQITTLKKAAEDSNIQAQKLKVELDTLSDLQGDKDLVQEVKRLRRSLEDAECLSLDTKKEWAFLRSENISLKERDDVLTAEHQRMQSELHSVQVQLEAEKNRFKKMQIDLQKELMGAFDENTKLTTLLDGKVPKNLVDGVILERTVAELQKELEQHKQNEEELQSQLKETLEKAQEQQQQELLKAQEQQQQFEEKLQQNQEMSRVELEGAHEQLEKLQQELQRAQEQGDLVQQELHKAQERLQQDKERHQQDLQSSQEQHQELLKAHEHLQEEHQKTTELLRQDLKNTREVQDGLQLELQNALKKHDSLQQELHNAQEHQQHWEAEFQRAQQQQEELQQELQKAQEQLRDHPISQEPGVEIFEELEVLRSELGALTAQRAELQEILEGVREEKNQLKRDLEESVDMCVQTQSELQQLQSRPSCSSSATDELLQQQKQELEELRQEKQQLQADLQENVDMMIENQTELREALDEVRELKGQLVAARLASAQVPDATENSLEATAELDRLRSEVTSLTAELDHLKSASQSEGGQKAQELQEALQQELHKVQETQRQKEEELQRLRDQLQEELQKTQESPPPELLQAQEQQRHLEEKLQRAEEVLQQELQRGQDEQERLQQKLQKAEEQQETLQHQLCEIQEQQKQKEEELRIGKEQKEQLEREHQEIQEMLQQQLCNTQDQRPHQEDQAPLLQELHQAQLEQQQQELLKAQEQHQQELLKAQQQQQQCLEEELNTALEQQLSLEKDLQKAQERLEQLQQELQETRQQHSQDSLKAQERQQYFEEELRKNEQLLHREYERAQEQQAQLQEELLKAQEQLQHHCTPQDSEEASGELERLRSDLSALTAQRAELQEILEGLKEEKNQLKRDLEENMDMAQQELEELRQEKRQMQTDLENNMAKASELETQLRCVTEERQRLLGDNEVAQTLQKEVDQLRSEVSSLSADREQLQEKLRKDEKRHSEELQELSVQREQLLQQLSAATVESAEELERLRSESAEELERLRSEVSTLTTQRAELQEMLEAVREERSQLKRDLEENGGMAQQQLNELEEIRLERKQLQTDLQNNMERASELETQLRCVTEERQRLLGDNEVAQTLQKEVAQLRSEVSSLSADREQLQEKLREDEKRHSEELQELSVQRQQLLQQLSAATVESTEELERLRSESVEELERLAPDVSQPPTQRAELQEMLEAVREERSQLKRDLEENGGMAQQQQNELEEIRLEKRQLQTDLQNNLERANELQAQLRCVTEERQRLLGDNEVAQTLQKEVAQLRSEVSSLSADREQLQEKLREDEKRHSEELQELSVQRQQLLQQLSAATVESAEELERLRSESAEELERLRSEVSALTTQRAELQEMLEAVREERSQLKRDLEENVDMVQHMKAQRTSYPEHSELVVQENESQQKLQAWSLRIQRLADQLSQKLRKRWTTELLASAELTERRLTKQLLSQTPHLAPLTTSLKKSTLQLQDLLWTRLATLQKLAVTYRGHYEALWEQEASAVDQSGLIAQAQKSTSGHPCPPQDVLLCLLLERRELHLQEMAASAQRLEEGVAELEKVMSVELQHRVQANQGLEELSSRTPAEPSTLGRHLQQETSRRHSVASCEQTICHALVSEQQRLANSKVTHEQRRQTVVPLSLLQPPISELQQDKQQLCSRLQQALTHTRTLEKKLQHLQGAHDLSSQQCSEQLLQLKELQDKLAHSQTLAQRKMTPSAVEMQKMKDRLVNMEMENTNLNTGHQQELERLTSVLKYKEELIRKLKEDLRMKQQDDEHSYMEDNHSKHCGHQEEIQQLQQKIAQLESTLSSQQEEVDRWKRRAYKLKESRREGGLHTPTKHGRPPTPTKHTPTKHTLPLTPTKHTLTHTQARPSPSKRPALGEAPLLNSPQRPLLDSPKSLFFDMPPGTHAPPIARTKGFFDNCALGPATDSEEEEADPLVAEGSTGGGSAANKKDEWWPQSPRQGQQCETQ, encoded by the exons ATGACAGAAGAATCTGCTGTCAAAGTTTGCGTGAGGGTCCGACCTCTCATACAAAG AGAGGAGGCTGCAGCGGAAAATGCGGAGCCTGTACAGCTCTACTGGAGAGCTGATAAACAAACCATCCATCAGGTTGATGATGGAAACCCCACTAAAAGTTTCAGCTTTG ACAGAGTCTTTAGTGCAGAGGAAAGCACCAACCAGTTGTACCAGGACATTGCAAAGTCACTAGTGGTCTCCACTGTTGAGGGATATAATG GCACCATATTTGCATATGGCCAGACTTCATCAGGGAAGACTTTCACGATGATGGGGAACAGCCGTACCCCAGGCGTTATCCCACTGGCTATGGAGGATGTCTTCCAGACCATCAAAAAT TGTCCCAAGAAGGAGTTTCTCCTCCGAGTGAGTTACATGGAAATCTATAATGAGACCGTCACTGACCTGTTGTGTGACAGCTGGAAGAGGAAGCCATTAGAGATCCGTGAGGGCAACTAT AAAAATGTCTACGTGGCTGATCTTACAGAGGAGCTGGTGACATCACCTGACCAAGCACTGGCCTGGATTCGCAAAGGAGAAA AGAATCGGCATTATGGAAAGACAAAAATGAATGAGCGGAGCAGTCGTTCTCACACCATCTTCCGTATG ATCATTGAAAGTCGAGAGCGGAGTGATCCAGCCTCAGGAGAAATCTCCGATGGAGCCATCATCGTCTCCCACCTG AATCTGGTGGATCTGGCAGGGGCTGAGCGAGCAAGTCAAACAGGTGCAGAGG GTACTCGCTTCAAAGAGGGATGCAACATCAATCGGAGTCTCTTCACTCTGGGACAAGTCATCAAAAAGTTGTCAGATGAAAATCAGAA GGGCTTCACCAACTACAGAGACAGCAAGCTGACCCGTATTCTGCAGAACTCACTTGGGGGCAATGCCAAAACGGTCATTGTGTGTACAATCACCCCAGCTGTACAGGATGAGACTCTCAGCACACTGCAG TTTGCAAGTGCAGCGAAACGCATGAAGAATGATCCACATGTAACTGAGGTGTCTGACGATGGCGCTCTGTTGAGACGCTATAGGAATGAGATCAATGAGCTCAAACAACGTCTGCAGGAG GTTTCCTCGGTGACCAAGACGACGGTGACTGAGAAGCAGACCCTGTGCCAGCTGCTACAGGAGAAGGAGCAGCTTCAAAGGGAGCAGGAGGACCGCATCCGCAACCTCACCAAACTGCTTGTCACCTCCAATGTGGTCCTAGTCAAGAAG CTTCCGAAGCGGCGCATGACATGGGGTGGTAAGCTGTTACAGGCCGCCCACCCCTCAGATGCACTAGCCGAGACGGACACTGGGTTCATGGAGCCCTTTGTCAAGCAACGTAGGATCGACCTTTCCGCTATAGTAGAAAACGAGG ACATGGAGGAGTTTGAGGGACGTTGGGAAATTCCTTTAGAACGGACTTTCGACATGGATCTGAATCAGAGCAGTGTGACCACGCGCAACTCTTCAGAAAG TGATTATTGTTCCCCTAGGGTTTCCGAAATGAAAGGAAGGCTGGCCAACCTGGAGGAGCAACTGGAGAAGGAGGTGCAGCTTAGACAAGAGATGCAGCAACAGTTAGAGAAGGAGGCGCAAGAAAAACGGGAGTTGCACCTTCAACTCGAGAACGAGGCACAGGAGAAGCAGGAAGTAAACCTTCAGCTCGAGAAGGAGATGCAGGGCAAACAGGAGCTTCACCTTCAACTCGAGAAGGAGGCACAGGAGAAGCAGGAATTACACCTTCAGCTCGAGAAGGAGGCACAGGAGAAGCAGGAATTACACCTTCAGCTCGAGAAGGAAACGCAGGGCAAACAGGAGCTTCACCTTCAGCTAGAGAAGGAGGCACAGGACAAGCAGGAATTACACCTTCAGCTCGAGAAGGAGATGCAGGGCAAACAGGAGCTGCACCTTCAGCACGATATGGAGAAGGAGCTGCAACatcagcttgaggtggagacaTTGCAGAAACAGGAGGCTCTGGAGAGAGCAGCGGAGATGGAGAAGAAGGTGATGGAACTGGAGCAACAACTAGAAGCTACACCCCACAACACCTCCAACTACAGCAGTGAGCAG TTCAAGAGAGACCTGGGAGAGTCCATCCAACTGTGTGAATCTCTTTGCTTTGAGAAA GAAAGGCTGGAGGCTGAGCGGGACGCCCTTCAGAAGGAGCTCCAGGTGTGTGGTGAGGAGGTGGAGCGGCTGAGGAGGGACAGCGAGGCCCTGCAGGAGGAGCTGGTgcagaaaagagagatggacgAGTTCCAGTgtctggaggaggagagcaagagggagtATGAG AAAGAGCTCCTGGCTCAGATCACTACTTTGAAGAAGGCAGCAGAGGACTCTAATATCCAGGCTCAAAAGCTTAAG GTGGAGCTGGACACCTTGTCGGACCTGCAGGGTGATAAGGACCTGGTGCAGGAGGTGAAGCGTTTGCGGCGCTCCCTGGAGGATGCCGAATGCCTCAGCCTGGACACTAAAAAGGAGTGGGCCTTCCTGCGCTCCGAGAATATCTCCCTCAAAGAAAGAGAT GATGTGTTAACTGCAGAACACCAGCGCATGCAGTCGGAGCTGCACAGTGTGCAGGTGCAGCTAGAGGCAGAGAAGAATCGCTTCAAGAAGATGCAGATAGACCTTCAGAAGGAGTTGATGGGTGCTTTTGATGAAAACACCAAGCTCACCACTCTCCTTGATGGCAAAGTCCCTAAAA ATCTAGTGGATGGTGTAATTCTGGAGCGAACTGTGGCTGAGCTGCAGAAGGAACTGGAGCAGCACAAGCAGAATGAAGAAGAGCTTCAGTCTCAGCTTAAGGAGACGCTTGAGAAGgcacaggagcagcagcagcaggagctaCTGAAGGCTCAAGAGCAGCAACAGCAGTTTGAAGAGAAACTCCAGCAAAATCAGGAAATGTCGAGGGTGGAGCTTGAGGGAGCCCATGAACAGCTGGAGAAACTGCAGCAGGAACTCCAGAGGGCCCAGGAACAGGGGGATCTGGTGCAACAGGAACTTCACAAGGCTCAAGAACGGCTGCAGCAGGATAAAGAGCGGCATCAACAGGACCTACAGAGTTCCCAAGAGCAGCATCAGGAGCTTCTGAAAGCCCATGAACATCTACAGGAGGAACACCAAAAGACCACAGAGCTGTTGCGTCAGGACCTGAAAAACACTCGGGAGGTGCAAGACGGGCTGCAGCTAGAGCTGCAAAATGCCTTGAAGAAACATGACTCCTTGCAGCAGGAGCTTCACAACGCTCAAGAGCATCAGCAACATTGGGAGGCAGAGTTCCAAAGGGCgcaacagcagcaggaggaACTGCAGCAGGAGCTCCAGAAGGCTCAGGAGCAGCTACGGGACCATCCCATCTCCCAGGAGCCTGGTGTGGAGATCTTTGAGGAGCTGGAGGTGCTGCGCTCTGAACTGGGTGCTCTCACTGCACAGAGAGCTGAGCTGCAGGAGATCCtggagggtgtgagagaggagaagaaccAGCTGAAGAGAGACCTGGAGGAAAGTGTGGACATG TGTGTGCAGACCCAGTCTGAACTCCAGCAGCTTCAGAGCAGGCCGTCTTGCAGTTCTAGTGCAACAGACGAGTTG CTTCAGCAGCAGAAACAGGAGCTGGAGGAGTTGAGACAAGAGAAGCAGCAACTTCAGGCTGACCTTCAGGAGAATGTGGATATG ATGATTGAGAACCAGACTGAGCTGAGAGAAGCTCTGGACGAGGTCAGAGAGCTGAAGGGCCAGCTGGTTGCCGCCCGTCTCGCCAGTGCACAG GTCCCAGATGCCACAGAGAACTCTCTGGAGGCCACTGCTGAACTAGACCGCCTGCGTTCTGAGGTGACCTCTCTGACTGCTGAGCTAGACCATCTAAAGAGTGCGAGCCAGAGTGAGGGAGGGCAGAAGGCCCAAGAGTTGCAAGAGGCCTTGCAGCAGGAGCTCCACAAGGTTCAAGAGACGCAGCGGCAGAAGGAGGAGGAACTTCAGAGGCTCAGAGATCAGCTGCAGGAGGAGCTCCAGAAAACTCAAGAGAGCCCACCGCCAGAGCTACTCCAGGCACAAGAGCAACAGCGTCATTTAGAAGAAAAACTCCAGAGGGCCGAGGAAGTCTTGCAGCAGGAGCTTCAGAGAGGCCAGGACGAGCAGGAGAGGCTTCAGCAGAAACTCCAGAAGGCTGAGGAGCAGCAGGAGACGTTGCAGCACCAACTTTGTGAGATCCAGGAGCAGCAGAAGCAAAAGGAGGAGGAGCTTCGTATTGGCAAAGAGCAGAAGGAACAACTGGAACGAGAACACCAGGAGATTCAGGAGATGTTACAGCAACAACTTTGTAATACCCAGGACCAGAGGCCTCATCAGGAGGATCAGGCACCACTGCTACAAGAGCTTCATCAGGCACAGCTGGAACAGCAGCAACAGGAGCTCCTGAAGGCCCAGGAGCAACATCAGCAGGAGCTACTgaaagcccagcagcagcagcagcagtgtctCGAAGAAGAGCTCAACACTGCTCTAGAGCAACAGCTAAGCCTTGAGAAAGATCTGCAGAAAGCCCAAGAGCGGCTGGAACAGTTGCAGCAGGAACTACAGGAGACTCGACAGCAGCACAGCCAGGACTCACTGAAAGCCCAAGAGCGGCAACAGTATTTTGAGGAGGAACTCCGTAAAAATGAGCAACTGTTGCACCGGGAGTATGAGAGAGCACAGGAACAGCAAGCGCAGCTGCAAGAGGAGCTCCTGAAGGCCCAAGAGCAGCTACAGCATCACTGCACTCCTCAGGACTCGGAGGAGGCCTCTGGAGAGCTGGAGAGGCTGCGATCCGACCTGAGCGCCCTCACAGCGCAGAGAGCAGAGCTGCAGGAGATCCTGGAGGGgctgaaggaggagaagaaccAGCTGAAGAGAGACCTGGAGGAGAACATGGACATG GCTCAACAGGAACTGGAGGAGCTGAGGcaggagaagagacagatgCAGACAGATCTTGAGAACAACATGGCGAAA GCCAGTGAGCTGGAGACACAGCTGCGTTGTGTGACTGAGGAAAGGCAGCGTCTGCTGGGGGATAACGAAGTAGCACAGACCCTCCAGAAGGAGGTGGATCAACTCCGATCTGAAGTCTCGTCCCTCAGTGCAGACAGAGAGCAGCTGCAGGAGAAACTGAGGAAGGACGAGAAGAGGCACTCGGAGGAACTGCAGGAGCTCAGCGTGCAGAGAGAGCAGCTCCTCCAGCAGCTCAGCGCAGCTACAGTGGAGAGCGCTGAGGAACTGGAGAGGCTGCGCTCCGAGAGCGCTGAGGAACTGGAGAGGCTGCGCTCAGAGGTCAGCACGCTCACAACCCAGAGAGCCGAGCTGCAGGAGATGCTGGAGGCCgtcagggaggagaggagccagCTCAAGAGAGACCTGGAGGAGAATGGGGGGATG GCTCAGCAGCAGCTGAACGAACTGGAGGAGATCAGACTAGAGAGAAAGCAACTACAGACAGATCTGCAGAACAACATGGAAAGA GCCAGTGAGCTGGAGACACAGCTGCGGTGTGTGACTGAGGAAAGGCAGCGTCTGCTGGGGGATAACGAAGTAGCACAGACCCTCCAGAAGGAGGTGGCTCAACTCCGATCTGAAGTCTCGTCCCTCAGTGCAGACAGAGAGCAGCTGCAGGAGAAACTGAGGGAGGACGAGAAGAGGCACTCGGAGGAACTGCAGGAGCTCAGCGTGCAGAGACAGCAGCTCCTCCAGCAGCTCAGCGCAGCTACAGTGGAGAGCACTGAGGAACTGGAGAGGCTGCGCTCGGAGAGCGTTGAGGAACTGGAGAGGCTGGCGCCAGATGTCAGCCAGCCACCCACCCAGAGAGCCGAGCTGCAGGAGATGCTGGAGGCCgtcagggaggagaggagccagCTCAAGAGAGACCTGGAGGAGAATGGGGGCATG gctcAGCAGCAACAGAATGAGTTGGAGGAGATCAGACTGGAGAAGAGGCAACTTCAGACAGATCTGCAGAACAACCTGGAAAGA GCTAATGAGCTCCAGGCACAGCTGCGATGTGTGACTGAGGAAAGGCAGCGTCTGCTGGGGGATAACGAAGTAGCACAGACCCTCCAGAAGGAGGTGGCTCAACTCCGATCTGAAGTCTCGTCCCTCAGTGCAGACAGAGAGCAGCTGCAGGAGAAACTGAGGGAGGACGAGAAGAGGCACTCGGAGGAACTGCAGGAGCTCAGCGTGCAGAGACAGCAGCTCCTCCAGCAGCTCAGCGCAGCTACAGTGGAGAGCGCTGAGGAACTGGAGAGGCTGCGTTCGGAGAGCGCTGAGGAACTGGAGAGGCTGCGCTCAGAGGTCAGCGCGCTCACGACCCAGAGAGCCGAGCTGCAGGAGATGCTGGAGGCCgtcagggaggagaggagccagCTCAAGAGAGACCTGGAGGAGAATGTCGACATG GTGCAGCATATGAAGGCTCAGAGGACCAGCTATCCTGAACACTCAGAGCTG GTGGTGCAAGAAAATGAATCCCAGCAGAAATTGCAG GCATGGTCCCTGCGAATCCAGCGTCTGGCTGATCAGCTTTCTCAGAAGCTGCGAAAGCGCTGGACAACAGAGCTACTGGCCTCTGCCGAGCTCACTGAGAGAAGACTGACCAAACAGCTGCTGTCCCAAACGCCACATCTGGCGCCCCTGACCACTAGCCTCAAGAAGAGCACACTACAGTTGCAGGACCTGTTGTGGACACGACTG GCTACTCTACAGAAGCTAGCTGTGACTTATAGGGGCCACTACGAGGCACTGTGGGAGCAAGAAGCCTCTGCTGTTGATCAGAGTGGCTTGATTGCTCAGGCTCAGAAGAGCACCTCTGGTCATCCGTGTCCACCTCAAgatgtcctcctctgcctcctgcTGGAGAGGAGGGAGCTCCATCTACAG GAAATGGCTGCGAGTGCCCAGCGGCTGGAGGAGGGCGTGGCCGAGCTGGAAAAGGTCATGAGCGTGGAGCTTCAGCACCGCGTGCAGGCCAACCAGGGGCTGGAGGAGCTGAGCTCGCGCACGCCAGCCGAGCCCAGCACACTCGGACGCCACCTCCAACAGGAGACCAGCCGCCGCCACAGTGTAGCCAGCTGTGAGCAAACCATCTGCCAT GCCCTGGTCAGTGAGCAGCAGCGTTTGGCCAACAGCAAGGTGACCCATGAGCAGCGCCGCCAGACGGTGGTGCCACTGAGTCTGCTCCAGCCACCGATCTCGGAGCTCCAGCAGGACAAGCAGCAGCTGTGCTCCAGGCTGCAACAGGCCCTCACGCACACTCGG acatTAGAGAAAAAGTTGCAGCATCTTCAGGGGGCTCATGATCTTTCATCTCAGCAGTGCAGTGAACAGCTGCTCCAGCTGAAGGAACTGCAGGACAAACTTGCCCACAGTCAG accctgGCCCAGAGGAAGATGACTCCCAGTGCAGTGGAAATGCAAAAGATGAAGGATCGACTGGTGAACATGGAGATGGAGAACACAAACCTGAACACCGGCCACCAGCAAGa gctgGAGAGGCTGACGTCAGTACTCAAATACAAGGAGGAGTTGATCCGTAAGCTGAAGGAGGATTTGAGGATGAAGCAGCAGGATGACGAGCATTCAT ATATGGAGGATAATCACTCCAAACACTGTGGCCACCAGGAGGAGAttcagcagctgcagcagaaaATTGCTCAgttagagag CACTCTGTCCAGCCAACAGGAGGAGGTTGACCGATGGAAACGGCGCGCTTACAAACTCAAGGAGAGCCGCCGTGAGGGGGgtctacacacacccaccaagcATGGACGACCGCCCACACCCACCAAGCATAcacccaccaaacacacactcccgcTCACCCctactaaacacacactcacacacacacaggcgaggCCGTCGCCCAGCAAGCGTCCGGCGCTTGGCGAAGCACCGCTGTTGAATTCTCCCCAGCGGCCACTGCTGGATTCCCCCAAGAGCCTGTTCTTCGACATGCCGCCCGGGACCCATGCCCCACCCATCGCACGCACCAAGGGCTTCTTTGACAACTGTGCCCTGGGGCCGGCAACTG acagtgaggaggaggaagctgaCCCATTGGTTGCGGAGG GGTCGACAGGGGGAGGCAGTGCAGCCAACAAGAAGGATGAGTGGTGGCCACAGTCCCCCAGACAGGGTCAGCAGTGTGAAACGCAGTGA